Proteins from one Bacteroidales bacterium genomic window:
- a CDS encoding CHAT domain-containing protein, with product QSEAPSELPIIYMNLGINSGKNNKCNEAERYFSKALQIQISNTNQEHYMVAAIRLRHGESFLHCWQNISKAVEQFQEALRIARINYGEKNSTTAQCYHDLGLAYEAMRDYPEALKFYQKAIISYSDGFDAEDPDRNPGPENIRPGLNLIETLKHKGLILKTIYYSFHRKQDLVSSLNTFLLAETIMDKIRQGYSSEQSKVSLVSREAEIYEHIIDNTFTLWKLTGDYTYLQLAFETMERSKASTLLSSIRNIEASEFGGIPLELSQLERRLKREISFYQENIYEEKRSRKPDQRKISTWEQILFRLNQRYDSLVRTFEQQYPNYYTLKFDNTVLGLDACRRSLKHSHAMLQYSLSDSVLYTLMVSYDTVIFTRIQADSIFSRSLHDFLQEVSFGDFTGDEEYRFKRYIRSGRFLFGKLIEPYIPWINDRKIIIVPNEQLAYLPFEALLTDSCPSEINYRKLPYMVRKYTVSYTYSATLLSQTKGHFRLKARNTLLAIAPQYALTARNIPTSERTRQYIDNLYPIPGAREEAIEAQKIFHGKLLVDREASEENFKRLAGQFDLLHLSMHTIIDDADPMFSKLAFTRGADSTEDGLLNTYEIYNLRLKCQLAVLSSCNTGKGKMLRGEGVMSLARAFIYAGCPGIIMSLWEVEDKTSVGLMGYFYKFLWKGKPKSDALRMSKIKYLAEADPLMAHPYFWGGFVFIGDDQPIAYPFMKITFPILLALLLISLLVSIGVYHRKKYRLKNAS from the coding sequence CAATCAGAAGCACCTTCAGAACTCCCTATCATCTACATGAACCTTGGAATCAATTCCGGCAAAAACAACAAATGCAATGAGGCAGAGAGATATTTCAGCAAGGCGCTTCAGATTCAAATTTCCAATACCAACCAGGAACACTATATGGTCGCCGCTATCCGTCTCCGGCATGGTGAATCATTTTTACATTGCTGGCAGAATATTTCAAAAGCCGTTGAACAGTTTCAGGAAGCTCTGCGAATTGCCAGGATCAATTACGGAGAAAAGAACTCAACAACAGCACAGTGTTACCATGATCTGGGATTGGCCTACGAAGCAATGCGAGACTATCCGGAAGCCTTAAAGTTCTATCAGAAGGCGATTATTTCATACAGTGATGGTTTTGATGCCGAAGACCCTGACCGGAATCCGGGACCTGAGAACATCCGGCCGGGGCTGAATCTGATTGAGACGTTGAAACACAAGGGGCTGATATTAAAGACGATTTATTATTCTTTCCACAGGAAGCAGGATCTTGTTTCCAGTCTGAATACATTTCTGCTGGCTGAAACCATCATGGATAAAATCCGGCAGGGTTACAGCTCGGAACAAAGCAAGGTGTCTCTTGTTTCCAGGGAAGCCGAAATCTACGAACACATCATTGACAATACCTTTACATTGTGGAAGCTGACAGGCGATTACACCTACCTGCAACTGGCGTTTGAAACCATGGAACGAAGCAAGGCTTCTACTCTTCTCAGCTCCATAAGGAACATTGAGGCCTCGGAATTCGGAGGGATACCTCTGGAACTCAGTCAGCTGGAACGACGTCTCAAACGGGAAATCAGTTTTTATCAGGAAAACATTTATGAAGAAAAACGATCGCGCAAACCCGACCAGAGGAAGATCTCTACCTGGGAACAAATCCTCTTCCGTCTGAACCAGCGCTATGATTCCCTGGTCAGAACCTTTGAACAGCAATATCCTAACTATTATACCCTGAAATTTGACAACACAGTGCTGGGGCTGGATGCCTGCCGGCGCAGTCTGAAGCATTCCCATGCCATGTTGCAGTATTCCCTTTCCGATTCCGTGCTTTACACCCTCATGGTAAGCTACGATACCGTTATTTTTACACGCATTCAGGCTGATTCCATCTTCAGCAGATCATTGCATGATTTTCTTCAGGAGGTTTCTTTTGGTGACTTTACAGGCGATGAGGAATATCGTTTTAAACGATACATCCGATCGGGAAGGTTTCTTTTCGGTAAACTGATTGAGCCATACATCCCCTGGATCAACGATCGGAAAATCATTATCGTGCCAAATGAACAGCTTGCCTACCTGCCCTTTGAAGCACTGTTAACTGACTCCTGTCCTTCAGAAATCAACTACCGCAAGTTGCCTTATATGGTCAGGAAATATACGGTAAGTTACACCTATTCGGCCACTCTTCTTTCCCAGACAAAAGGTCATTTCAGGTTAAAAGCCCGGAACACCCTTCTTGCCATCGCCCCGCAATATGCTCTTACGGCCAGGAACATTCCAACTTCTGAGCGTACCCGGCAATACATTGACAACCTGTATCCCATACCCGGGGCCAGAGAGGAAGCCATTGAAGCCCAGAAGATCTTTCACGGAAAGCTGCTTGTTGACAGGGAGGCTTCGGAAGAAAACTTTAAACGCCTTGCCGGCCAATTTGATCTCCTCCATCTTTCCATGCATACCATTATTGATGATGCCGACCCCATGTTTTCCAAGCTGGCATTTACAAGGGGAGCTGACAGCACGGAAGACGGGTTGCTGAACACCTATGAGATTTATAACCTGCGACTGAAATGCCAGCTTGCCGTGCTCAGTTCGTGCAACACCGGGAAAGGAAAAATGCTCCGGGGGGAAGGTGTTATGAGCCTGGCCAGAGCTTTCATTTATGCAGGTTGTCCCGGCATTATCATGTCATTATGGGAAGTTGAAGATAAAACCAGCGTCGGGCTGATGGGATATTTTTATAAATTTCTCTGGAAGGGAAAACCGAAATCGGATGCACTCCGAATGTCCAAAATCAAGTATCTGGCCGAGGCTGACCCGCTGATGGCCCATCCATATTTCTGGGGAGGTTTTGTGTTCATCGGCGATGATCAACCCATAGCCTATCCGTTTATGAAAATAACATTCCCGATTCTGCTGGCTCTGCTATTAATTTCTCTTTTGGTTTCCATCGGGGTTTATCATAGAAAAAAATACCGATTGAAGAACGCTTCTTAA
- a CDS encoding sigma-70 family RNA polymerase sigma factor, whose amino-acid sequence MSEYSHAELLEGVRARNAAVLTFIYRSYFPMIQAYIVKNGGNDEDAKDVFQESLIIMYRYMKMNPPPVIKDFRQYLFGVCKNLWLKLLEKKRPVNPLPGEYNYEIEPPPDSAEVNASMKYSIIQKHFLTLDPDSQKVLKLYMENVSYQEIAKIMGYKDENYARRKKYLAQKELMEKVKNDPNYQDYFD is encoded by the coding sequence GTGAGCGAATACAGTCATGCAGAACTTCTCGAAGGAGTACGGGCACGGAATGCAGCTGTGTTAACCTTTATATACCGTAGTTACTTTCCTATGATTCAGGCATACATTGTAAAGAACGGAGGAAACGATGAGGATGCCAAGGATGTTTTCCAGGAATCCCTCATTATCATGTACCGTTATATGAAGATGAATCCCCCGCCGGTGATAAAGGATTTCCGACAGTATCTTTTCGGGGTATGCAAAAATCTGTGGTTGAAACTGCTGGAAAAGAAAAGGCCTGTCAATCCGCTTCCGGGCGAGTACAACTATGAAATTGAACCTCCGCCTGATTCGGCTGAAGTGAATGCCAGTATGAAGTATTCAATCATACAGAAACATTTTCTTACTCTTGATCCCGATTCCCAGAAAGTACTGAAGCTTTATATGGAGAATGTTTCCTACCAGGAAATAGCCAAAATAATGGGATACAAAGATGAAAATTATGCACGCCGCAAAAAATATCTGGCCCAGAAAGAGTTAATGGAAAAGGTCAAAAACGATCCCAATTATCAGGATTATTTCGATTAA